A window of the Cicer arietinum cultivar CDC Frontier isolate Library 1 chromosome 6, Cicar.CDCFrontier_v2.0, whole genome shotgun sequence genome harbors these coding sequences:
- the LOC101501628 gene encoding calreticulin-3 has translation MMGNTIIHLLLFLLLTFPSSFAELFFEERFQDGWKSRWVLSDWKRSEGKAGTFKYTAGKWPGDPDDKGIQTYNDAKHFSISAKIPELTNKNRTLVVQYSIKFEQDIECGGGYIKLLSGYVNQKKFGGDTPYSLMFGPDLCGTQTKKLHVILSYQGQNYPIRKDLQCETDKLTHFYTFILRPDASYSVLVDNRERDSGSMYTDWDILPPRKIKDVNAKKPADWDDREYIEDSNDVKPEGYDSIPAEIPDPKAKKPVDWDDEDDGLWKSPKIPNPAYRGTWKRKKVKNSNYKGKWKTPWIDNPEFEDDPDLYVLKPIKYVGIEVWQVKAGSIYDNILICDDPQYAKQVVEEFLVNNREAEKEAFEEAEKERRAREEEEAQRAREEGEKRRRERDRNYGDKRRRRRRPDPHEYLDDYGHDEL, from the exons ATGATGGGAAACACAATTATTCATCTCTTGCTTTTCCTTCTACTAACTTTTCCTTCTTCCTTTGCCGAGCTCTTTTTTGAAGAGAGATTCCAAG ATGGGTGGAAGAGTCGTTGGGTGTTGTCTGATTGGAAAAGAAGTGAAGGAAAAGCAGGTACCTTTAAATACACTGCTGGAAAATGGCCTGGAGATCCTGATGACAAAG GTATTCAGACATATAATGATGCCAAGCATTTTTCCATATCTGCAAAGATACCAGAGTTGACCAATAAGAACAGAACCCTGGTGGTTCAGTATTCTATTAAATTTGAGCAGGATATTGAGTGTGGTGGTGGTTACATCAAACTTCTTTCTGGTTATGTAAATCAGAAAAAGTTTGGCGGTGATACTCCTTATAG TTTGATGTTTGGACCGGATCTATGTGGCACACAGACAAAGAAGCTCCATGTTATATTGTCATACCAAGGGCAGAATTATCCTATTAGAAAGGACCTGCAGTGCGAAACTGACAAATTAACTCATTTTTATACGTTCATTCTAAGGCCTGATGCCTCCTATAGTGTCCTTGTCGATAATCGAGAAAGAGATTCTGGAAGCATGTACACAGATTGGGACATCCTTCCTCCAAGAAAAATCAAGGATGTCAATGCAAAAAAG CCAGCAGACTGGGACGATAGAGAGTACATTGAGGATTCTAATGATGTCAAACCAGAG GGATATGACTCAATTCCGGCTGAAATTCCTGATCCAAAAGCCAAGAAG CCTGTTGACTgggatgatgaagatgatggacTATGGAAGTCCCCAAAAATTCCTAATCCAGCATACAGAGGAACGTGGAAACGAAAG AAAGTCAAGAACTCTAATTACAAGGGAAAGTGGAAGACTCCGTGGATTGATAACCCAG AATTTGAGGATGATCCTGATCTTTATGTGCTGAAACCAATAAAGTATGTCGGCATTGAAGTGTGGCAG GTGAAAGCTGGTTCGATTTATGACAACATCTTAATTTGTGATGACCCACAATATGCAAAGCAAGTTGTGGAAGAATTTTTGGTTAATAATAGAGAG GCTGAAAAAGAAGCTTTTGAAGAAgcggaaaaagaaagaagggcTCGGGAAGAAGAG GAGGCACAAAGAGCAAGAGAAGAGGGTGAAAAGAGAAGGAGAGAGAGGGACCGCAATTATGGAGATAAGAGGCGCCGTAG